DNA sequence from the Vicia villosa cultivar HV-30 ecotype Madison, WI linkage group LG3, Vvil1.0, whole genome shotgun sequence genome:
tgtatatttgtataaatatgaattgaaacaatgtctatCACATTTAAAAGtaactctaaaaaaaaaatacagatagAAAAGATACGTAAAGTCAAGTCGTAAAtcatatttttcatatttgtATGAATTAAATTTTCACATTTGCTAATATGAATTAAATTTTTCATATTACTTTTGTATTAATATCATATTTTTAGTGTTTTAAATGGACTTCAATATATTGatatagaattataatttactttacaataaaattaatttttttctataaatatataTAGTAAAACGATAACTTTCAATTAATGTAATTAACatgtaattaatttataatattatagtaattatttGATATTAATACATTAAAGTctatttactatgaaataatttatgaaaaaattgtaaatatattttattaggaATAAATTTCAGTTGATAGTGTCATATTGAAAGGTTAACTTTTCTTTTATGGGAATAAAACAATGTAttacatattaaaatatttttttaaaattatcggAATACATTTTAACTAACTTAAATATAACTCtcacatgttttttttataatattgaaaaaatattatacttataaaaaaacaatattataaatataaagttttaaagaaaaaaatatatagaatGATTGTATAAATATTAAGTATGATTGGACAATTCTATACGAACCAAAATATTAAGTAGGGTTGAACAAATATATTAAGTGTTATTTACCTTCCCAATACAACTTTCTCTAAAAACGTACTCAATCTTTCCAatcaaaattttttaattaattaaattcaaatatttctattACTTAACCTTCTATAATTTATGAGGGGGATAATTAatgattgtttttaaattttttatcatttcCTATCATAATAGTCCTTTAATGAATTTGATACTAAGAGCATCTCCGTGCAAcccatttttgagtttttttggaatccACTAAGACACGTCATCTTAAAGTAATTTATCCATATCCCAcccaattttttttacaattattgtgtgatttattttaatttaatatcaaatatttgatatttatggTAATTATAAGTATATTCATGTTTACCAAAAAGAAAAGACAacatgattttttaaatataatattttattacttAGTGTAAATGAATTAACTGGTGtgagaataaaagaaataatacaaAGAAGTGGAATCGATCAAAGACAGAAAAAAGAAATTTCAATGTGATGTGAGGACatcaatgtatttttttaatagtaatGATCACGTGGGAAGATAGGCTTATTAAAGTTAGGTTTTATTTCTACACAACACACATCTCATGATGTTGCTatgctttcttcttttttttttggtataaaggAGGGCCTAAGCCCGAAAACACAAGAAACTACAACAGAACAGATCTAGAACTAAAACTATCACTACTATCCTTCCCTAAGAGATACAGCATCCAGAGAGGAGCTTCCCTATAGAAAATGATATCTCCTtgcattaatatattatatatcatTTTGTTCACATTTACCAATCTTCATGTCACTGTTGCTACTATATTCTCATTTTAAATAAGTATCACTTTTAATATGGAACGAATTATCCcttaaaaatacattaatcaaataagtaccaattttaattttgttgtacTTTGCATCGAGAAATTacattatattttttgaaaataacaattgtattttaataaaataataattatatgctatcaattttattgttttaattatttgattcTGTGGtatcaattttaaatattttaactaattaaaatcaaatctttccattATTTTTTACTCTACTTttttgagttgatgatcatattTGTTTTAATAGTTAATAATTGATGATAATAATCAGTAATGATAAtaattgttttatattattattagaaaatattattatatatgagAAATTGTTTAAGAGAGAAACACTTTATCTTCAAAggaaaatattaaatatcataAACTTAAATAGATTTTATGTTATACCAACAAAGGAGAGAAAAATTTTatcttcaaattaaaataattattctaataaatttattatttttattaaatgattagataaaatgatttaattttctCTGGAATAAAAAGCAATACCCTGGATGAATTATAATAGTGATGGTAGTTGGATACCAACTTGTATTATAATTGTATAATAAGTACacatagaaattaattattaatatttgtataactgatacacatatataaaaaaatgcacatttcatagatatttaaaagtgtttataaaaatatatgtcattttagttaaatttctaagttttttttataaaatgatcttattgatctaaatatttttacgggtaccgatttttttctatacattcaattattattttttccacGGGTACCAggcatttttttatacatttaattattatttttcacgggtaccagacatttttctatatattcaattattatttttttcacgggtaccagacatttttctatacattcaattattatttttttcacgggtaccagacatttttttatccattcaattattattttttcacggataccaGACATTCTTCTATagattcaatttatttttttacggatatcagacatttttctattaaaaggtataaatttaaaacaaatgcgcgtcccgtaccagaacccgtgcgaacgcacgggttagtTACTAGTTTAATACAAGGAAAGAAGATTAAGGTTTGTTCAAGGTAATTTGGTAAGCATCGAATTGGCTTTCATGGTGAGTATGCTGGTCTATCCATCTCTTGACTCTTACTATCTCTGTACGGGTCAAAGTGTAACGTAATTTCTCCCCCTCAATATTGCTTTAGAAAAGCCAAAAGAAAAGTATATTGTAATGTTTTTCATTAATGGCAACCAAAATAAAGAGTAATTATTATATGTGCATTATAACAACTAGTGAGTTAACTAGATTAGAATGCTTACTAGAGTTCACGCTTTTCTGATGGCTGCTAGTTGAGTCCAGCTTTCAGGCCTTTTATTCTTATCTTATACCTTTATTATCCAAGTTACTGAATGCATCAAGATGAGAATGCTTACTAGATAGTGCCAAATTGGAAAATCCAATCTTTCGtgattctaaatattttctttaatacATATAATCTTCTACACAATCTCACATGAATCATTTTAAGATTAAGCTCGTGTTAAAATATTCACACAAAAAATCACATTGGAGATACTTGACAATATTATACAATACTATGTAAGTGCTTTCCAATACACTTAACATATATTATATTCACACAAAAGAAAGCATTCCGATTTACTTTTTTCACACTATATAATATGTATCGCATAGattcaaaatcaaacaaacccaAATACATTCTTAAGCTTAAATTTCCCCTCCTTTTTCTTGCAAACACATAACAAGATAGAGTCTTAGTTATTATACTTCAATTTTTCAATGGATACTTATGCAAACTTCAGCTGCGAACTGAGAATATTACAAGCCCGAAACATTGAATTCATCAAGTCCACCAAAAACTTGTTTGTCAGGATTTATCTTCCTATaggaaacaacaaaagaattCAACTCAACAGCAAAAATGTTTCTGCCAAACTAGGACAATTTTGGGACGAGTCTTTTAATCTAGATTGCTCTTGTCCCCTAGAGTTCTTGGAAAAGCTTAATCAACAAAGCCTTGTGTTGGAGCTAAGGCAGAAGAAGATGTGGGGCTCACAACTTATTGGAAAAGGTGAGATTCCATGGAAGGTGATTTTTGAATCACAAAACATGGAGTTAAAAAAATGGTTGAAAATGGATTTGATGAGTGGAAGTGATTGCAAAGAGGTTATGTTGACAACACCAGAAGTGGAAGTGGAGATTAAAGTAAGAGTGTCTTCAGTTGCTGAGATGGAGAAGCAAAATAAAAGGAGGTTTAATAATTGGAATGAGTGTGGATGTAAAAATGGACATGATCATAATGCTTGGTGCAACGCAGAAGATTGTGATACATTTGCGTTTGGTGCAACTTTGGAGGCTTTTTGATTTTGATGCAAGATTATGCCATGTGCATATACGAACTAACATCAACTAATTTTTGTATCAATGTAATGAATAGGTTTTTTTGGCAATTATAATGGATATTGATTATACATgaatattgagtttttttttttaagatagagagacaaaaaaaagaagactttaaaaaagagaaaaaaggagaGAACATTATTCCCGTTTTTCTGCAACTAGTTTCACTAATTTGACGATTTTAAAATCGTTAACTGCCAGAACGAACTTAAATTTGGAGGGAAGGTTTGCAACATTTGTATCTACCTTTTGACCATTCGGATCTTCAAAAAGAAGTCTAAAATTAGAAATATCTGATTCACACTAAAGCTGCAGATTTGGGTAATTTTTCAGCTTATTCCTATTTGTAAGTTAGTTTGCTTTATGATTTTGCGGTTATTAGCATtagtttgtgaatcactttaagacTCTCTTGTACCATTATTTGATTATAGTGGAGTTTATTCTTTGGTCTGGACGACTCATGGCTTTTACTCTCATATTGAGGGGTTTTCCACGTTAATATATCGATGTTCTCTCGTGTCTTTATTTGTTCTATTTGTTGTCATATATTTGTTGTTGATCCTCAAGGTTCTTACAAGTTTGGGGAATTTTATATCTTCTTTGTGAAATTTTGAATCAAACTCTAGTCTCGACAAGgttagcttcttggttcgacagagaTTAAGCATGTTGTCGAAGTTTGTTTACATGTTGATGTCGAAGTCATGCATGTTGTAGTTGAAGTATGCTCAAGCATGCAGTAGTCGAAATGCTAGAATTGTTAGCATATCGAATTGAGACTATTTGTTCTGCCTATTTACTTAAATTAGCTTGTAGCTTATGTTATCTAAGTAGTCTATAAATAGACTAGTTCTCTCAGGTTATTGAGAGAGGTTGGTTGTTGTTATTCACTTGTTATCTTTGAATCCTTATTGATTAAGTAAACGGTAAACCAGTTACAACCCATCTTGATTTCCTCTTCTTCTGTCTTCTCTCTCTTTCGTGAAAACCTAATAGGGTTTTTTgtgtttgttcaagaaactcaatctttctcatagttttgtttgttcttGACAGAACTCTATTACAACAAACTAGTGCAGTGAGCATGGAGAAAAAGGTGTCGTCTATGAAGTGTGAGATTGAGAAATTCACTAGTATGAATTATTTCGGTTTGTGGCGCTTGAAGGTGCAAGTCCTAGTGGTTCAGTAGGGTTTCctagaagcgttgaagggagccgCAACCAAGGATGATGCGCTAACGGAGAAGGAGAAAACGACGATGGTAGAGAAAGTCCACAATACCATCgtattgagccttggtgataaggttctctggTAGATTTCGAAGGATAAGATGGTGGTGGGAGTATGGACGAAaattgaaagtttgtacatgatcAAATCGTTGGTCAATTACTTTTACTTGAAGAAAGctctgtattcattcaagatgaatAAAGACAGAATATTGACTGGGCAATTGGATATGTTTaataagctgattcttgatcttgaaaatatcaaTGTCAAGATCGATAATGAAGATCgagcgttgttgttgttgtgtgattTACCATGTtctcatgctcacttcaaagaaactctcttgtatggaagagaTTCCTTGACCTTTGGAGAAGTTTAATTCGCCCTGTTgtctgttggtgaaggtttgtctATTAAAGGAAAATTCTCGAAGAAAGATGGTAAGTTTGAAAAGAATAATGGTAAAGGTGCGAAGAAATCTTATGGTGGTGATACTTCTACAGTTACATGTTATCGCTGTAAGAATGAGGGTCACACACGAAATTTGTTCCTTGATTGATAGAATAATTATGGTGGTAAGGACAATGGTAttgcaaccattgttcaagatgattttgaaccATCTAATGTTCTTGTAGTTTTGAGCAGAAATTCTTGCAAAGAATGGAAATTAGATTCTAGTTGCACTTtgaacatgactccaaacaaagatgtGTTTGAGGAATGTTGTGATCATGGTAGTGGATCAGTGCTGATGGGAAACCACAAAGCCTGCAAGATTGTAGAAATTGAATCTGTAAGATTAAAGCTCTATGATGGGTAATAAAGTTATTGACTGGTGTCGGGTATGTAGCTGAtctgaagagaaatttgatttatcttggtgaatttgacaagaaaggatatgttttcaaaAGAGAGCAAGGTATAATGAATGGGTCGAAGGAATTCTTGAGAGGCATCAAAAGGAAAGGCATGTATACCCATGAGGTTGAGGCTGTAAGTGGTTCAGCAGATGTGGTATCTATAAAACCTATCTCGAAGACTGATCTATGGCACAAGAGACTTGGCCTCGTCATTGAAAGAGGCCTAGTCAAATTGTCAAAACAAAATCTATTATGTCGTGACAAAGTCAAAAAGACGGAGTTTGAAAACCTTATGTATTTGGTAAATTTTGTAGGGTCATGTTTAACAAATGTAaaaaaagaacacatggatcccttgattacattcaAGCTGATCTTTGAGGGCCTGCAGGGTGTCCTTCACATTTATGTGGaaagtattttctatccatagttgatgattattcacgAAAACTGTGGGTATTtattcagaagactaaggatgaatcTATTGATAAATTCAAATGTTGGAAGACTTTGGTTGAAAATCAAACTGACAAGAAAGTCAAGAGGTTAAGAAGAGACAAtggtcttgaattttgcaatgattcGTTCAACGGCTATTTTGTTGTGTATGGTATTGCCAGGCAcgaaactactgcaggtactccctAGCAAAATGGTTTAGCTGAAAGGCTTAATCAAATCATCCTGGAAAGAGTTAAATGCATGTTGGTTAGTGTTGAAttgaagaaggtgttttgggttaAGGTTGTATCAACAGCAACATATTTGATAAATAGATGTCCCTCAACTGCCTTAGGGATGAAGACATATGAAAAACGTAGTCGAGACATCCACCTAATCTCAACAGACTTAGAGTATTTGgttgtgtagcctatgctcatgGGGTACCCTGAAAGAGTTAGAttttataggctatggtgcctataGCTAGGTCCCAAGAGGTGTATCACAAGTCGAGGTGTACTTTTCAATGAAGCAGAAATGGcattcaagaaaactgatgaagtTGGTTAAAACATAGAAATCTCTGAAGAAGACCTGGAACAGGAAGAGATttatgttgaggtggagcatagtGAAGTTGAATTGCATAACCcatatgaagtcgaagaagaagcccaagttaaattgatgaagatgaggagAATGATAATGACTACCTACTGGCTAGAGATAGATCGAGATGAGTCATTacgccacctcaaagacttggttATATAGATATCAAAGTGTTTGCCTTAATCTATGCAAGTTAGGTCCTTGATAAAGAACCAAGAGACTACAAGAAGCtgtgaggagtcgaaataagactgaatggatgaaggccacgaatgatgagatgaaatctctccATGATAATAACACTTGGGAGCTGATCGACAAACCTTCAGGAGCCAGGTTAGTCTGTTGTAAGTGGATTTTCAAGGTTAAGGAAGGAATAAAATGATTAATGTCGAAGAGATACAAGGCAAGATTGGTTTCTAGGAGGTTCAGTCCGAAAGAATGAgtcgactttaatgatgtgttcTCATCTGTTGTGAAGCACGGGTCCATTCAAAGTATTGATTTGTTATTGTGGGTTTATTTCTCATCAGTTACCATACTGTAGCCGATGTAATTTAAAATTTGAAGGTAATTTGCAGTGCAATACCATTGTGCATACTGCCGCATAAACAATATTACAGATACATCCACTTTTTAAAAACcattttgaccacaagtttgaTTGAAGTAGACGATCTATCACATTAGACAAACACAAATTGCTTCACAAAAGGCAAATAAACAACTATTTTTCTCACTGTATTTTGGTGTGCTAGCTATTATAGTAAGCATCGCAATCATTTTCAAGGTGAGTGTGCTGGTTGATCCAATCCATAGTATGTTGGTACACATTCGAGCCATCTCTAACTATCTTTGTACGAGTCAAagtttagggttttttttttttactaaaaacgaATTCATTCAAATTGATTGAATACATCGAATAATACAAATTCAAAGTTGCTATAAATTGAAAAGGACGAATCTGCGAACAAACTCACAATGCTCATGTTAATAGCATATAATGACAAAATGCCTACAAATTTTATAAAGCCTATAAATGTGATGAAATTGAAATACTCAGAATACTCATGTCTTCGAGTCTGCAGCATTGATGATGTCAAAATCATTGATCAAATATGCACTGAGTCGAAACTAATTTATCAATTAGCACCGAACAAACACATCATCAGGACGAGAAAACAAAATAACACTGCAATAAGACGACGACCAACACAACGTCGCACTAAGGCGACGAAATTACGAAGGAAAAAACTAAAAATGTATGTGAATTTCCTTATTTGAatgaaaaggaaaggaaaacgAATGAATTTAGAGAAGTAATTTAGATAAAAATTGACCCTAAAACTACCTCTCTTTAGTGGatgtagaaaaaaataaaaataaaaagagagtgGATGAAGAAAGGAAATAAGTCTTCTAGTTAGTCACAAAAATTTAGGATTGCTTTAAAAATACCAAAAGAAAATGATATTGCAATGGTTCATTAAGTCAATGAAAATAAAGAGTATTTTAAGATAATACTAGCATTAACATTTATTTAATAAAGAAATAACATTAACGTTACGATGGAATTACATGTCACACACTTTGTTTTTGTATGCTAGATGAGTGGTAGGAAAATTTTGCAATGTTTTAAAGTAGTAATTAATATGTGCATTACTGCAACGAGTTAATTAATTATACAAGAAAGCCTACTAGGATTCAAGCTTTATTTTATGGCTGTGACTGTGAGTTGAGGCCAGCATTGAAGCCTTTTATTCTTATCTCATACCTTTAGGATTTGCATCAAGATACTCTTACTTTGTTACTCTATTGGAAAATCTAACCTTTTTAGATtctaaagattttttttaatacagaTAATCTTCGATATAATCTCATGTGAATGACTTAAGATTAAGCTGGTGTTAAAATATTCACCATAAAAGCACAACTGAGATACTTGACAAGTAAGTGAATATACTTAGCACATATTATATTCATAAAAAGAGCATTCCAATTAACTTTTTCCACACTATATAATGTTTTGACATAGAACAACACTCAAATTCAAACTCAAACAAACCCCTTAAATATATTCCTTATCTTTAATTTCCTCTCTCTATTTTTGCAACAAGATAAACCCCTAGTTATACTTCAATTTTTCAATGGATACATCCCATGTACAAGCTTATGTAAGCTTCAGCTGTGAGCTGAAAATAATACAAGCCCGAAACGTCGAATTCATCAAGTCCACCAAAAACCTGTTTGCAAGGTTTTATCTTCCAATAGGGAACAACaaaagaatcaaactcaacagCAAAAACGTATCTACCAAATTAGTACCCTTTTGGGATGAGTCTTTCAATCTAGATTGTTCTTGTCCTCAAGAGTTTCTGGAAAACCTTAATCAACAAAGCCTAGTGTTGGAACTAAGACAAAGGAAGATGTTTGGCTCACAACTTATTGGAAAAGGTGAGATTCCATGGAAGGTGATTCTTGAATCACAAAACATGGAGTTAAAAAAATGGTTGAAAATGGATTTGGTGAGTGGAAGTGATTGCAAAGAGGTCATGTTGACAACACCAGAAGTGGAAGTAGAGATTAAAGTAAAAGTGTCTTCGGTTGCTGAGATGGAGAAGCAAAATAACAAGAAGTTTAATAATTGGAATGAGTGTGGATGTAAAAATGGGCATGATCATAATGCTTGGTGCAATGCAGAAGACTGTGATATCTTTGCGCTTGGTGCAGCCTTGGAAGCTTTTTGATTTTGATGCAAGATTATGCTATTAACATATAAACTAACATCAACTGATTCATGTATCATTGTATTGAATAGATTTTTTTGACAAAATTATAATAGAGTGATTCTATATAATTAGAGtttccttctttcttttttttccgcCAACTATCAAATGACTTAGCAAATGCATTATCTTTTAACTTTATTGATTGGTATATTGTATATTTAGTTTAAGGCTTCTCTCATTTTAATAGAAACTTGTCCCAATAATTTAAATCTCCTCTTGAGCAAGGGCTTGGTTGTGTTTTATGTAAAATTCAAACTTTATGTTTCAAATTCAATGGAGTAAGTCGAATGATATTTTCTTATATATGAAGAAGTCAATAGTTTGAATGATCTAGTAGATTTCTGGCAAATGTATATCCATTGTCGTAggtaatataatttataaaatatatatttgtagGGATTGTTTCAATTTCTATTCGATACttattaattttctttaaatGGTGTAACTATAATTAGGGGATATGCTGAGCAAATTTTTGGCAATAGAAAATTTGAAGTCTTTtaagaaaattattaattaaaaactctcaatcctttttaaatctttttatttattgttaCTAGACTATGAACCGCGCGATGCGCGGTTGTTTGCGtaattaaaaatttatgtattaattatttttatgcttATAATTTTAGAAATGATGTATcagttaaattttaataaataaaagtaataGTATACATTATCATTCATTTTTATAGTTACAACAAAAA
Encoded proteins:
- the LOC131655747 gene encoding uncharacterized protein LOC131655747, producing MDTSHVQAYVSFSCELKIIQARNVEFIKSTKNLFARFYLPIGNNKRIKLNSKNVSTKLVPFWDESFNLDCSCPQEFLENLNQQSLVLELRQRKMFGSQLIGKGEIPWKVILESQNMELKKWLKMDLVSGSDCKEVMLTTPEVEVEIKVKVSSVAEMEKQNNKKFNNWNECGCKNGHDHNAWCNAEDCDIFALGAALEAF
- the LOC131655746 gene encoding uncharacterized protein LOC131655746 — its product is MDTYANFSCELRILQARNIEFIKSTKNLFVRIYLPIGNNKRIQLNSKNVSAKLGQFWDESFNLDCSCPLEFLEKLNQQSLVLELRQKKMWGSQLIGKGEIPWKVIFESQNMELKKWLKMDLMSGSDCKEVMLTTPEVEVEIKVRVSSVAEMEKQNKRRFNNWNECGCKNGHDHNAWCNAEDCDTFAFGATLEAF